A region from the Terriglobia bacterium genome encodes:
- a CDS encoding acyl-CoA carboxylase subunit beta → MNLEQILAELKRRDGLAEAGGGEERRAREHKLGKMTARERIEFLLDEGTFEETDKLVTHRCNDFGMNENKIYGDGFVTGYGRVEGRLVFVFAQDFTVFGGSLSEANAAKIVKMMDMAMKVGAPVIGLNDSGGARIQEGVMSLAGYADIFLRNTLASGVVPQISAIMGPCAGGAVYSPAITDFILMVDKTSYMFITGPDVIKAVTHEEVTKDELGGATTHNSKSGVAHFLAHDDAECLSMIRELLSFIPSNNLEDPPRKPCTDPADRADEQLDTLVPAESNKPYDIKDVINRVVDDNYFFEVQEHWAKNIVVGFARLNGKPVGVVANQPAFLAGVLDIDSSIKGARFVRFCDCFNIPLITFEDVPGFLPGVQQEHGGIITHGAKLLFAFAEATVPKITVITRKAYGGAYCVMASKHIRADVNYAWPTAEIAVMGPEGAVNIVYKRDLDKAAKEGYNGSKGEAAINAMRNEKIEEFKQRFANPYVAAERGYLDAVIRPRDTRRRLIQALEMLDTKRDKNPPKKHGNIPL, encoded by the coding sequence ATGAACCTGGAACAGATCCTGGCTGAACTGAAGCGCCGCGATGGACTGGCTGAGGCCGGCGGCGGCGAGGAGCGGCGCGCCCGCGAACACAAGCTTGGGAAGATGACCGCGCGCGAGCGTATCGAATTCCTGCTGGATGAGGGCACATTTGAAGAGACGGACAAACTCGTCACCCATCGCTGCAACGACTTCGGCATGAACGAGAACAAGATTTACGGCGACGGCTTCGTCACCGGTTATGGCCGAGTTGAGGGGCGGCTGGTGTTCGTGTTCGCGCAGGATTTCACGGTTTTTGGTGGGTCGCTCTCGGAGGCGAATGCGGCGAAGATCGTGAAGATGATGGACATGGCGATGAAGGTCGGGGCTCCGGTCATAGGCCTGAACGATTCCGGGGGCGCTCGAATCCAGGAAGGGGTCATGTCGCTGGCCGGCTACGCCGATATTTTTCTTCGAAACACGCTTGCGTCCGGCGTGGTGCCGCAGATTTCTGCAATCATGGGCCCGTGCGCGGGCGGTGCTGTGTACTCGCCGGCGATCACCGACTTCATTCTGATGGTGGACAAGACTTCGTACATGTTCATCACAGGACCGGACGTGATCAAGGCGGTCACCCACGAAGAGGTCACGAAAGACGAACTTGGCGGCGCGACTACGCACAACTCGAAGTCTGGCGTGGCACATTTCCTGGCGCATGATGACGCCGAGTGCCTTTCGATGATCCGCGAGCTGCTCAGCTTCATCCCGTCGAACAACCTTGAAGATCCGCCGCGGAAGCCGTGCACCGATCCGGCAGATCGGGCAGACGAGCAACTGGACACGCTGGTACCGGCGGAATCAAACAAACCGTATGACATCAAGGACGTGATCAATCGCGTGGTGGACGACAACTACTTCTTCGAGGTGCAGGAGCACTGGGCGAAGAATATCGTCGTCGGCTTTGCGAGACTCAATGGCAAACCGGTGGGCGTTGTGGCGAATCAACCGGCGTTCCTCGCGGGAGTCCTCGACATCGATTCGAGCATCAAGGGGGCGCGTTTCGTGCGCTTCTGCGATTGCTTCAATATCCCGCTGATCACGTTCGAGGATGTCCCGGGATTCCTTCCGGGGGTTCAGCAGGAGCACGGCGGAATCATTACCCACGGTGCGAAGTTGCTGTTCGCGTTTGCCGAGGCGACCGTGCCGAAGATTACTGTGATAACACGAAAAGCTTACGGCGGCGCGTATTGCGTCATGGCTTCGAAGCACATTCGGGCGGACGTGAACTATGCGTGGCCGACGGCGGAGATCGCGGTAATGGGGCCTGAGGGCGCGGTGAACATCGTTTACAAGCGCGACCTCGATAAGGCCGCCAAGGAAGGCTACAACGGGTCGAAGGGAGAAGCGGCGATCAATGCCATGCGCAACGAGAAGATCGAGGAATTTAAGCAACGGTTCGCGAATCCCTACGTCGCTGCAGAACGCGGATATCTCGACGCGGTGATTCGCCCGCGAGACACGCGCAGACGTCTGATCCAGGCGCTCGAGATGCTGGACACGAAGAGAGACAAGAATCCGCCGAAGAAGCACGGGAATATACCGCTGTAA
- the asnS gene encoding asparagine--tRNA ligase, protein MEAEAKVTTAPVTTISELGKHDGQTVTIRGWLYNLRESGKLLFPIFRDGTGLVQGVVVKSKVSPEVWDAIKALTQESSVIVSGQVRADKRAPGGYEMEVDGVQVVQRVPDDQPYPISKKEHGVDFLMENRHLWVRSPRQAAILRVRAAIIKAVRDFFDNNGYTLTDPPILTPAACEGTSTLFEVDYFDDQAYLTQSGQLYIEATAMALGKVYSFGPTFRAEKSKTRRHLTEFWMVEPEVAYAELDDIMKLAEDFITYVVKYVLANRRADMETIGRDVSKLEKIETPFPRISYDEAVKMLHEGYEKGELEHKFEYGNDFGSPDETYISSKFDRPLMVHRYPAAVKAFYMEPDPKDPTKALCVDVLAPEGYGEIIGGSQRMGSYEMLLKRVHEHGLPEEAFKWYLDLRKFGGVPHSGFGMGIERAVAWICGLEHVRETIPFARTLHRMYP, encoded by the coding sequence ATGGAAGCAGAGGCAAAGGTCACGACAGCTCCGGTAACGACGATCTCAGAACTCGGCAAGCATGATGGGCAGACGGTCACGATTCGTGGCTGGCTGTACAACTTGCGGGAGAGCGGCAAACTTCTCTTCCCCATTTTCCGTGACGGCACCGGCCTGGTGCAGGGCGTGGTGGTGAAGAGCAAGGTCTCGCCCGAGGTCTGGGACGCGATCAAGGCCCTGACCCAGGAGTCGAGCGTAATCGTCAGCGGCCAGGTTCGCGCCGACAAGCGCGCGCCCGGCGGATACGAGATGGAAGTCGATGGTGTGCAGGTCGTGCAGCGTGTGCCCGATGATCAACCCTACCCGATCTCGAAGAAGGAACACGGCGTCGACTTCCTGATGGAGAACCGCCATCTCTGGGTGCGGAGTCCACGGCAGGCGGCGATCCTGCGCGTTCGTGCGGCCATAATTAAGGCCGTTCGCGATTTCTTCGACAACAATGGCTATACCCTCACCGATCCGCCGATCCTGACTCCGGCGGCCTGCGAAGGCACCAGCACGCTGTTTGAGGTCGATTACTTCGACGACCAGGCGTACCTGACACAATCCGGACAGCTTTACATCGAAGCTACAGCGATGGCGCTTGGCAAGGTCTACAGCTTCGGGCCGACGTTCCGCGCCGAGAAGTCGAAGACTCGCCGTCATCTCACGGAGTTCTGGATGGTCGAGCCGGAGGTTGCCTACGCTGAACTGGACGACATCATGAAGCTCGCCGAGGACTTCATCACTTACGTCGTCAAGTACGTGCTGGCGAATCGTCGTGCAGACATGGAGACGATCGGCCGCGACGTCTCGAAGTTGGAGAAGATCGAGACGCCGTTCCCGCGCATCAGCTACGACGAGGCCGTGAAGATGCTGCACGAGGGCTACGAAAAAGGTGAACTCGAGCACAAGTTCGAGTACGGCAACGACTTCGGCTCGCCGGACGAGACCTACATCTCCTCGAAGTTCGACCGGCCGCTAATGGTGCACCGTTACCCGGCGGCGGTGAAGGCGTTCTACATGGAACCTGACCCGAAGGATCCGACCAAGGCGCTGTGCGTCGACGTGCTGGCTCCCGAGGGCTACGGCGAAATCATTGGCGGCTCGCAGCGCATGGGTAGCTACGAGATGCTACTCAAGAGGGTGCACGAACATGGCCTCCCTGAGGAAGCTTTCAAGTGGTACCTCGACTTGCGGAAGTTCGGTGGGGTGCCGCACTCGGGGTTCGGCATGGGAATTGAGCGAGCGGTGGCATGGATCTGCGGGCTGGAGCACGTGCGGGAGACGATTCCGTTCGCGCGCACGCTACACCGGATGTACCCGTAA
- a CDS encoding bifunctional 5,10-methylenetetrahydrofolate dehydrogenase/5,10-methenyltetrahydrofolate cyclohydrolase produces the protein MSAILLDGTKIANEIKAEVAAEANALFEAGIRPGLAAVLVGDDPASEVYVRSKVRACETLGFFSEQIVRPASSKTADIVALVRALNERDEVDGILVQLPLPRGIDSRKVLVEIDPGKDVDGLHPFNVGNLAANHPTLVACTPAGVMEILLRSNIAVEGREAVVVGRSDIVGKPIAMLLTNANATVTVCHSKTRDLAAVCRRADILVAAIGRTVMITEEFVKPGATVIDVGINRVSDPALAKAIIGNHNAAKLANFEKKGYILAGDVLPSVAEIAGAMTPVPGGVGPLTIAMLMSNTLKAARLRRGSRIAVGKS, from the coding sequence ATGTCAGCCATACTTTTGGACGGGACCAAGATCGCGAACGAGATCAAAGCCGAAGTCGCGGCTGAAGCGAACGCCTTGTTCGAAGCGGGCATTCGACCGGGACTCGCGGCGGTGCTCGTAGGCGACGATCCGGCGTCGGAAGTCTACGTTCGCAGCAAGGTTCGTGCCTGCGAGACATTGGGGTTCTTCAGCGAGCAAATCGTCAGGCCCGCAAGTTCGAAGACGGCTGACATTGTGGCGCTGGTCCGTGCACTGAACGAACGCGACGAGGTGGACGGAATCCTGGTTCAACTTCCGTTGCCGCGTGGTATCGATTCGAGAAAGGTCCTGGTCGAAATCGATCCCGGCAAGGATGTCGACGGACTGCATCCCTTCAACGTTGGTAATCTTGCCGCGAACCATCCAACACTGGTAGCGTGCACGCCGGCGGGTGTGATGGAAATATTGCTTCGCAGCAATATTGCCGTCGAGGGACGCGAGGCGGTGGTGGTCGGCCGGAGTGATATTGTTGGCAAACCAATCGCAATGCTGCTTACGAATGCCAATGCGACAGTTACGGTGTGCCACTCGAAGACGCGCGACCTCGCAGCAGTCTGCCGGCGGGCGGATATCCTGGTGGCGGCAATCGGGCGCACCGTGATGATCACAGAAGAATTCGTGAAGCCCGGCGCGACGGTGATCGATGTCGGTATCAACCGTGTGAGCGATCCGGCGCTGGCGAAGGCGATCATTGGCAACCATAATGCAGCCAAGCTGGCCAACTTTGAAAAGAAGGGCTACATCCTTGCGGGAGACGTGCTACCGAGTGTTGCGGAAATCGCGGGGGCGATGACGCCAGTACCGGGCGGCGTGGGACCACTGACCATTGCGATGCTGATGTCGAATACGCTGAAGGCGGCGAGGCTGCGTCGCGGGTCGCGCATTGCGGTCGGAAAGAGTTGA
- a CDS encoding carboxymuconolactone decarboxylase family protein, whose product MQPRINIAKISPAAYRAMAGLEQYIHSTNLEPKLVHLLKFRASQINGCAYCLDMHSKDARAVGETEQRLYGLDAWREAPYYSDRERAALAWIEALTLIREGHVEDEVYEEARKVFSEQELVDLAMVAVAINGWNRLAIAFRAEAGSYQPQQHAKTA is encoded by the coding sequence ATGCAACCGCGCATCAACATTGCCAAGATTTCGCCCGCAGCCTACCGTGCTATGGCGGGACTCGAACAGTACATTCATTCCACCAACCTCGAACCCAAACTCGTCCACTTGCTGAAATTCCGTGCTTCACAGATCAACGGCTGTGCCTACTGTCTCGACATGCACAGCAAGGACGCCCGTGCCGTCGGCGAGACCGAGCAGCGGCTATACGGGCTCGACGCCTGGCGCGAAGCCCCCTACTACAGCGACCGCGAGCGCGCCGCCCTGGCCTGGATCGAGGCCCTGACCCTCATTCGTGAAGGACACGTCGAGGACGAAGTCTACGAGGAGGCCCGTAAGGTTTTCAGCGAACAGGAACTGGTGGACTTGGCAATGGTGGCGGTCGCCATCAACGGCTGGAACCGCCTCGCAATAGCCTTCCGCGCCGAGGCCGGAAGCTACCAACCCCAGCAGCACGCAAAAACAGCTTAG
- the rocF gene encoding arginase, with protein MVSQPAIASSITPKVIRVLGVPLDLGQSRRGVDMGPSAVRCAGLESKLETLGHKVEDGGNVNVPMPEQKNPGHPDAKYLKEITQTCHKHADLVLKALENGKVPLSLGGDHSMAVGSVSGLAEFYRRQNQKVGLIWMDAHSDINTPGTSPSGNVHGMPLGAIMGLGPAELANIYNWSPKIAPENCVLVGIRDVDAHEKENIHKAGIQVYTMRDIDERGMRAVMEEALRHAGRNTAGYHVSLDMDWLDPEDAPGVGTPVEGGATYREGHLAMEIIADHGRMLSFEIVEVNPVLDERNQTAELAVELAMSAFGKKII; from the coding sequence ATGGTCAGCCAGCCTGCAATCGCAAGCAGCATCACTCCCAAAGTTATTCGTGTTCTTGGAGTTCCACTCGACCTGGGCCAGTCGCGCCGGGGCGTCGACATGGGTCCGTCGGCGGTTCGCTGTGCCGGGCTGGAGTCCAAGCTTGAGACGCTCGGCCACAAGGTGGAGGACGGCGGCAACGTCAATGTTCCCATGCCCGAACAGAAGAACCCGGGCCATCCCGACGCCAAGTACCTGAAAGAAATCACCCAAACCTGCCACAAACACGCCGACCTGGTCCTGAAGGCGCTGGAAAACGGCAAAGTGCCGCTCTCGCTCGGCGGAGATCATTCCATGGCGGTCGGCTCGGTCTCCGGGCTGGCGGAGTTCTATCGCCGCCAGAATCAGAAGGTCGGGCTCATCTGGATGGACGCCCACAGCGACATCAATACTCCCGGTACGTCGCCGAGCGGCAACGTTCACGGCATGCCGCTGGGAGCGATTATGGGGCTGGGGCCAGCGGAGCTCGCGAACATCTACAACTGGTCGCCGAAGATCGCGCCAGAGAACTGCGTGCTGGTCGGCATCCGCGACGTCGATGCCCACGAAAAAGAGAACATCCATAAGGCTGGCATCCAGGTTTACACGATGCGCGACATCGACGAGCGCGGGATGCGAGCGGTAATGGAAGAGGCGCTGCGCCACGCCGGGCGCAACACGGCCGGGTACCATGTCTCGCTGGATATGGACTGGCTCGATCCCGAGGACGCGCCTGGTGTCGGAACCCCGGTCGAGGGCGGCGCGACTTATCGCGAAGGCCACCTGGCAATGGAAATCATCGCCGACCACGGGCGGATGTTGAGCTTCGAGATCGTCGAAGTGAACCCGGTGCTCGATGAGCGGAACCAAACAGCGGAGTTGGCGGTTGAACTGGCGATGTCCGCGTTCGGAAAGAAGATCATCTAG
- a CDS encoding sugar phosphate isomerase/epimerase family protein, with protein sequence MIRAISTYVHVHERLHPGILDQLARAGAQAIEIFGARGHFDYTSAQHARELASWFHSNQVEFHSMHSPMYSDTDWERRSSSLNIASKDRKTRIEAMDEIKRAIEIAERLPFRFLIQHIGTSSESFDMGKFDAAMTSIEHLKAFAKPLGVRLLIENIPNELSTPEKIVELIRTGHFDDVGVCFDTGHAHIEGGVAPALETLKEYIRSTHVHDNKQDRDAHLVPGEGTIDWNLAMELLRSCPQVPPVLLELEGDPDGNPEFGKKVPEITAKAWKTLQV encoded by the coding sequence ATGATTCGAGCCATATCGACGTACGTTCACGTTCACGAGCGGTTGCATCCGGGGATCCTCGACCAGTTGGCGCGCGCGGGTGCGCAGGCCATCGAGATCTTTGGCGCGCGCGGCCATTTCGACTACACCAGCGCGCAGCACGCACGCGAACTCGCCAGCTGGTTCCACTCCAACCAGGTCGAGTTCCATTCCATGCACTCGCCCATGTACTCGGATACCGACTGGGAGCGCCGCAGTTCGTCGCTCAACATCGCGAGCAAGGACCGCAAGACTCGCATTGAGGCCATGGACGAGATCAAGCGCGCCATCGAGATCGCCGAGCGCCTGCCGTTTCGCTTCCTCATCCAGCACATCGGAACCAGCTCAGAGTCGTTCGACATGGGCAAGTTTGACGCGGCCATGACCTCGATCGAACACCTCAAGGCCTTCGCCAAGCCGCTCGGCGTGCGCCTGCTGATCGAGAACATACCGAACGAACTCTCTACGCCAGAGAAAATTGTCGAACTGATCCGGACAGGACATTTCGACGACGTGGGCGTTTGCTTCGATACCGGGCACGCACATATCGAGGGCGGCGTCGCGCCAGCGCTGGAAACCTTGAAGGAGTACATTCGCTCGACACACGTTCACGATAACAAGCAGGATCGCGACGCCCATCTTGTTCCCGGCGAAGGGACCATCGACTGGAATCTCGCGATGGAGTTGCTGCGCTCGTGTCCTCAGGTGCCGCCGGTACTGCTCGAACTAGAAGGTGATCCGGACGGGAATCCGGAATTCGGGAAGAAGGTGCCGGAAATAACGGCAAAGGCGTGGAAAACGCTCCAGGTATGA
- a CDS encoding trypsin-like peptidase domain-containing protein: MKLGRPIVIGTVIAVAFLVYTTHRFGTQPGWEPRTPPEITQAAEPPTFDAEEQNNIAVYKRVSPSVVNITSTSLAFDFFYGPVPQQGQGSGFIIDKDGDILTNYHVIADARQVEVTLTNKKKYKAQIIGRDPSHDLAVIKIDAPNLHPVTLGDSSQLQVGQKVYAIGNPFGLNGTMTRGIVSSIRSIREPGDEGGAFIDEAIQTDAAINPGNSGGPLLDSHGNVIGINTMIASNVGQSAGIGFAIPVNAAKAVINDLVMYGRVRRPSLGIRSLPIGPELADELGLPSDYGLLIMQVIPGGAADEAGLRGGSQRAYLGNTPIMIGGDLIVAINGERIEEAQDLAHVMNNLRAGDTATVTIWRGKQKMDVKVKLQEVRADRRA, encoded by the coding sequence ATGAAACTTGGCAGACCTATCGTTATTGGGACCGTAATCGCGGTCGCATTCCTGGTTTACACCACGCATCGATTCGGGACCCAGCCGGGCTGGGAGCCCCGCACCCCGCCGGAGATTACGCAGGCGGCGGAGCCCCCAACGTTCGATGCCGAAGAACAGAACAACATCGCCGTTTACAAACGAGTGTCGCCGTCGGTGGTGAACATCACCTCGACGTCCTTGGCGTTCGACTTCTTCTACGGGCCGGTGCCGCAGCAGGGCCAGGGCTCGGGGTTCATCATCGATAAGGACGGCGACATCCTCACCAATTACCACGTGATCGCCGACGCGCGGCAGGTGGAAGTGACGCTCACCAACAAAAAGAAGTACAAGGCGCAAATCATCGGGCGCGATCCTTCGCATGATCTTGCGGTGATCAAGATCGATGCACCGAACCTGCACCCGGTGACGCTGGGCGACTCCAGCCAGTTGCAGGTCGGGCAGAAGGTTTATGCGATCGGAAACCCATTTGGACTGAATGGAACGATGACGCGGGGAATCGTGAGTTCGATCCGATCGATTCGCGAGCCGGGAGATGAGGGCGGAGCGTTCATCGACGAGGCTATCCAGACGGATGCTGCGATCAATCCCGGAAACTCGGGTGGGCCGCTGCTGGACTCGCACGGAAATGTGATCGGGATCAATACCATGATTGCGTCGAATGTGGGCCAGAGCGCGGGAATCGGATTTGCGATCCCGGTGAACGCGGCGAAAGCGGTCATCAATGACCTGGTGATGTACGGGCGGGTGAGGCGGCCGTCACTGGGAATTCGCAGCCTGCCGATTGGGCCGGAACTGGCGGATGAACTCGGCCTGCCGTCGGACTATGGATTGTTGATCATGCAGGTGATTCCGGGCGGCGCAGCCGACGAGGCCGGACTGCGTGGCGGTAGTCAGCGCGCGTACCTCGGCAATACGCCGATCATGATCGGCGGAGACCTGATCGTCGCGATCAATGGGGAGCGGATCGAAGAGGCCCAGGACCTGGCGCACGTGATGAACAATCTCAGGGCCGGCGACACAGCCACGGTCACCATCTGGCGCGGCAAGCAAAAAATGGACGTAAAGGTAAAACTGCAGGAAGTGAGAGCGGATCGAAGAGCTTAG
- a CDS encoding MmcQ/YjbR family DNA-binding protein, with the protein MNAESIREYCVRLPHVTEVVQWGEHLVLKVGGKMFVVLALEPQDDVVLSFKASSEQFYELQEWPGIVPAPYLARSQWLALERFDVVRDDELKELLTTAYRLVFEKLPKRMKEELNGKTAKGTPAKQKPRAKSSGQKAKRPKAKAGIRRS; encoded by the coding sequence ATGAACGCCGAATCCATTCGCGAATACTGCGTCAGGCTGCCGCACGTCACCGAGGTCGTGCAATGGGGCGAGCATCTGGTGCTCAAGGTTGGGGGCAAGATGTTTGTCGTGCTGGCGCTCGAACCGCAGGACGACGTGGTGCTCTCGTTCAAGGCGAGCTCAGAGCAATTCTACGAATTGCAGGAGTGGCCGGGGATTGTTCCGGCGCCGTACCTGGCCCGTAGCCAGTGGCTGGCGCTGGAGCGATTTGATGTGGTGCGGGATGACGAACTGAAAGAACTGCTCACGACGGCATATCGGCTGGTTTTTGAAAAGTTGCCGAAGCGTATGAAAGAAGAATTGAACGGCAAGACGGCAAAAGGAACACCGGCAAAGCAAAAACCAAGGGCAAAGAGCAGCGGGCAAAAGGCAAAACGACCAAAAGCAAAAGCCGGCATCAGGCGAAGTTGA
- the coaE gene encoding dephospho-CoA kinase (Dephospho-CoA kinase (CoaE) performs the final step in coenzyme A biosynthesis.) — MLKVGLTGGVACGKTTVATMFEKRGAHVALADVIAHNLFEPGSEVYEKVVEHFGPEVLNEDKTISRPKLADIAFPERIKELNAIVHPVVIRLQDDWMRGIEQRESRAIAIVEAALMVEAGAHKRFDKLIVVTCGFDQKIDRFAERARMSPDEACADVRRRMEAQLPESEKIKLADYVIDNSGSVGHLDEQVDKIWRELCKIEAAKKP, encoded by the coding sequence ATGCTGAAAGTGGGACTCACCGGTGGTGTAGCTTGCGGAAAAACGACCGTCGCGACGATGTTCGAGAAGCGCGGCGCGCACGTGGCCCTTGCCGACGTGATCGCGCATAACCTTTTCGAGCCCGGCAGTGAAGTTTATGAAAAAGTGGTGGAGCACTTTGGCCCCGAAGTGCTCAATGAAGACAAAACCATCAGCCGGCCGAAGCTGGCCGATATCGCTTTCCCGGAACGTATCAAGGAACTGAACGCGATTGTCCACCCGGTCGTCATCAGGCTGCAGGATGATTGGATGCGGGGGATAGAGCAGCGTGAATCGCGGGCGATCGCGATCGTTGAGGCCGCATTGATGGTCGAGGCCGGAGCGCACAAGCGATTCGACAAGCTCATCGTAGTGACCTGCGGTTTTGATCAGAAGATCGATCGCTTCGCGGAGCGTGCGCGAATGTCTCCAGATGAGGCGTGTGCGGACGTGCGGCGGCGAATGGAAGCGCAACTGCCGGAGTCCGAGAAGATAAAGCTGGCGGACTATGTAATCGACAATTCTGGGTCGGTAGGGCACCTCGACGAGCAGGTCGACAAGATATGGCGGGAATTATGTAAGATTGAGGCCGCGAAAAAACCCTAG
- the ggt gene encoding gamma-glutamyltransferase, producing the protein MNTSNLRKGLLLVLLLTIFSLTLFAAPARPVHGQHAMVTAVQKDATEAGIEVMHAGGNAVDAAVAVGFALAVTHPEAGNLGGGGFLLVRFANGDVRFLDYREKAPAAATENMYLDEHGNVIPNMSLVGYKASGVPGSVAGMVYAEKKWGKLGLQRVMQPAIRLAREGFVLSYSDAQSFRDPDLAKFPESHRIFQRNGKYYQAGDVFKQPELANTLERIAKNPDVFYKGEMAKQIAAFMQKGGGLITAKDLADYNAVERAPIHGTYRGLDVYSAPPPSSGGVALVEILNMLEGYDLGKLGNRSAQSIELTAEAMKRAFYDRADFMGDPDFSTVPVNELIDKKYADMWRQTIDPDHATPAKELQRPRFGQLDRDAKMKPVAMIEPTQTTHYSVVDPEGNAVSVTTTLNDGMGSRVTVAGLGFLMNDEMDDFASKQGVPNMFGLIQGPANAIGPRKRPLSAMTPTIVTKDGKLYMVLGSPGGPTIITTVLNVLTGVVDYGLNIQEAVNAPRFHNQWLPDILRIEGVGFSPDTIKLLEEKGYTIKKGGYWGDAECIMVDPNTGERLGATDYRNDGKAEGY; encoded by the coding sequence ATGAACACGTCGAATCTGCGCAAGGGACTCCTTCTCGTTCTTCTACTGACGATTTTTTCTTTGACCCTCTTCGCCGCTCCGGCGCGCCCGGTGCACGGCCAGCACGCCATGGTCACGGCGGTCCAGAAGGACGCCACGGAGGCGGGGATCGAGGTCATGCACGCCGGGGGCAATGCGGTTGATGCCGCCGTTGCTGTCGGATTCGCGCTGGCAGTGACGCATCCTGAAGCCGGCAATCTTGGTGGTGGTGGTTTCCTGCTGGTGCGGTTCGCCAATGGCGATGTTCGCTTCCTCGATTATCGCGAGAAGGCTCCGGCGGCCGCGACCGAGAACATGTATCTCGACGAGCACGGCAATGTCATTCCCAACATGAGCCTGGTGGGATACAAGGCTTCGGGTGTGCCCGGATCCGTTGCCGGCATGGTTTATGCCGAGAAGAAGTGGGGCAAACTGGGGCTGCAGCGCGTGATGCAGCCGGCGATCCGTTTGGCGCGAGAGGGATTCGTCCTCTCCTACTCCGATGCGCAAAGTTTCCGTGATCCCGATCTCGCAAAGTTCCCCGAATCGCACCGCATCTTCCAGCGGAACGGGAAGTATTACCAAGCGGGCGATGTTTTCAAGCAGCCGGAGCTGGCGAACACGCTGGAGCGGATTGCGAAGAATCCCGACGTTTTCTACAAGGGCGAGATGGCAAAGCAGATCGCCGCGTTCATGCAGAAAGGTGGCGGGCTGATCACGGCGAAAGATCTCGCCGACTACAACGCTGTGGAGCGCGCGCCGATTCACGGGACTTACCGTGGCCTGGATGTTTATTCGGCACCGCCGCCTTCATCGGGCGGAGTGGCGCTGGTGGAAATCCTGAACATGCTGGAAGGCTACGATCTCGGCAAGCTGGGCAACCGCTCGGCCCAGTCCATAGAGCTGACGGCTGAGGCGATGAAGCGGGCATTCTACGATCGCGCGGACTTCATGGGTGACCCGGATTTCTCCACAGTTCCGGTAAACGAGTTGATCGACAAAAAGTACGCCGACATGTGGCGGCAGACGATCGATCCGGATCATGCGACGCCGGCGAAAGAGCTCCAGCGGCCCAGGTTTGGGCAACTGGATCGTGATGCGAAAATGAAGCCGGTTGCGATGATCGAGCCCACGCAGACCACTCACTACTCAGTCGTCGATCCCGAAGGAAATGCCGTCTCGGTGACCACGACCTTGAACGATGGTATGGGTTCGCGCGTGACGGTTGCCGGACTCGGTTTCCTGATGAACGACGAGATGGATGACTTCGCATCGAAGCAGGGAGTCCCGAATATGTTCGGGCTGATCCAAGGACCGGCAAATGCCATCGGGCCGCGAAAGCGCCCTTTGTCCGCCATGACGCCGACGATTGTGACCAAGGACGGCAAGCTCTACATGGTTCTCGGCTCGCCCGGTGGACCGACCATCATCACTACCGTGCTGAATGTTCTGACCGGAGTCGTCGACTATGGTTTGAACATTCAGGAGGCGGTAAACGCGCCGCGCTTCCACAACCAATGGCTCCCGGATATTCTGCGCATCGAAGGAGTTGGGTTTTCACCGGACACGATCAAACTGCTGGAAGAGAAGGGCTACACAATTAAGAAGGGTGGATACTGGGGCGACGCCGAGTGCATCATGGTGGACCCCAATACGGGCGAGCGCCTGGGAGCCACGGATTATCGGAATGATGGGAAGGCGGAAGGATACTGA
- the rpmB gene encoding 50S ribosomal protein L28 has protein sequence MAQVCEICGKGPQFGNNISHAHNVTKRRWNVNLRPVKAKTPKGNKKMRVCTECLRSGKVVKA, from the coding sequence ATGGCACAGGTATGTGAAATTTGCGGCAAAGGGCCGCAGTTCGGAAACAACATCTCGCACGCGCACAACGTCACCAAGCGGCGCTGGAACGTCAACCTCCGCCCGGTGAAGGCGAAGACCCCCAAGGGCAACAAGAAAATGCGCGTCTGCACCGAGTGCCTGCGCAGCGGCAAAGTCGTCAAAGCGTAG